A single Drechmeria coniospora strain ARSEF 6962 chromosome 03, whole genome shotgun sequence DNA region contains:
- a CDS encoding Vacuolar fusion protein mon-1 — protein MVRETASPSDEQPPPLPTWTATTSPVDVRALQAQATTAVSPVDIQTLSFPDGSRGTFSTPGPGPASTPIGSGHVSPTSKDAGSGADGFDDAASVMSLAPTMRPAGDLASLLAGEFDKRGSAWSMLQSQSASIQPFERSRGRAQDPLAAFEKEFEASLDEMDDDFQDDERLALWKSKLKHYMILSSAGKPIWSRHGDLNLINSSIGVVQTIISFYEGSKAPLQGFTAGDARFVVLTQGPLYFVAISKLGESDSQIRSQLEALYMQILSTLTLPTLRNIFINRPSSDLRKPLGGTETLLSSLADNFTLGSASALLGSLECLKLHKSDRHAINNGFLKLRAEKLLYGLIVAGGKLVSVIRPRRHSLHPGDLQLIFNMLFESDGIKGGGGENWIPICLPAFNNQGYLYMYVSFLEEESDGQASGPDASLSQSADEEIAIVLISADRESFYSLKQMRDGVAQQLAKNGSLAIIRKAAQAGRPTIAQVAPGSQIRHFMYKSRANVQFCMSSLQPTLCQLVERRRLMTLYHQLHATVHAKHVHLKVLHCTSDDASSLAWVTPLFEFYCVGGPNMSRASISQGANKIVQWAKKEEQRIFIIGGGVF, from the coding sequence ATGGTACGGGAGACGGCATCTCCCAGTGACGAGCaaccgccgccgttgcccaCCTGgaccgcgacgacgagcccggTAGACGTCAGGGCTCTGCAGGCACAGGCTACAACTGCCGTCTCTCCCGTGGATATCCAGACCCTCTCCTTTCCGGATGGTTCCAGAGGCACCTTTTCCACACCCGGACCCGGACCGGCATCGACACCGATTGGCAGCGGCCATGTCTCTCCGACAAGCAAGGACGCCGGCTCTGGCGCCGATGGATTCGACGATGCGGCCAGTGTGATGAGCCtcgcgccgacgatgcgccCGGCAGGCGACCTCGCAAGCCTTCTCGCCGGCGAGTTCGACAAGAGGGGCTCGGCTTGGAGCATGCTCCAGTCACAGTCGGCATCGATCCAGCCATTCGAGAGGAGCCGCGGCAGGGCTCAAGACCCCCTTGCCGCCTTCGAGAAGGAGTTTGAGGCCTCCCTCGATGAGATGGACGACGATTTCCAGGACGATGAAAGATTGGCCTTGTGGAAATCAAAGTTGAAACATTACATgatcttgtcgtcggcgggaAAACCCATCTGGAGTCGCCATGGCGATCTGAACCTCATCAACTCCTCGATAGGAGTCGTTCAAACCATCATATCGTTCTACGAGGGCTCGAAAGCTCCTCTTCAGGGCTTCACAGCTGGAGATGCTAGGTTCGTCGTGTTGACCCAAGGGCCGCTCTACTTCGTGGCGATAAGCAAACTCGGAGAGAGCGATTCGCAGATCCGATCGCAACTCGAAGCACTCTATATGCAAATTCTATCTACTCTAACGCTCCCCACGCTCCGAAATATTTTCATCAACCGGCCTTCCAGCGACTTGCGCAAGCCGCTCGGAGGTACCGAAACGCTCCTCTCGTCCTTGGCCGACAACTTCACCTTgggctcggcatcggccctCTTGGGTTCATTGGAGTGTCTCAAGCTCCACAAGTCGGACCGACACGCCATCAACAATGGCTTTTTAAAACTGAGGGCCGAAAAACTCCTCTATGGGCTTATTGTCGCTGGAGGAAAGCTCGTGAGCGTCATACGACCCCGACGCCACTCCCTCCACCCCGGCGATCTTCAACTCATCTTCAACATGTTGTTCGAATCCGACGGCATCAAAGGCGGAGGTGGGGAAAACTGGATCCCTATATGCCTCCCGGCCTTCAACAACCAAGGCTACCTCTACATGTACGTCAGCTTCCTCGAGGAAGAGTCGGATGGACAAGCCAGCGGTCCCGACGCCAGCCTGAGCCAGTCCGCGGACGAAGAAATCGCCATCGTCCTGATCAGCGCCGATCGGGAAAGCTTCTACAGCCTCAAGCAGATGCGAGACGGCGTCGCGCAGCAGCTGGCAAAGAACGGCAGCCTCGCCATCATCCGAAAGGCGGCGCAGGCTGGACGTCCGACCATAGCGCAGGTTGCGCCAGGGAGCCAAATCCGCCATTTCATGTACAAATCACGAGCAAACGTACAGTTCTGCATGTCATCCCTGCAGCCCACACTCTGCCAACTCGTAGAGCGGCGGAGACTGATGACTCTCTATCACCAGCTGCACGCGACCGTTCACGCCAAGCACGTGCATCTCAAAGTGCTGCATTGCACCAGCGACGACGCATCATCGCTCGCCTGGGTCACCCCTCTATTCGAGTTTTACTGCGTCGGCGGACCAAACATGTCCAGGGCGTCCATCTCGCAAGGCGCCAACAAGATTGTCCAATGGGCAAAGAAGGAGGAGCAGCGCATATTCATCATCGGAGGCGGAGTTTTTTGA